The following are encoded together in the Colius striatus isolate bColStr4 chromosome 5, bColStr4.1.hap1, whole genome shotgun sequence genome:
- the XIRP1 gene encoding xin actin-binding repeat-containing protein 1, with the protein MSEAQKPSKAAIKKIEDELPPPPALGSVQVLAPGEQDLNPLPVPPPKQAFSKFYQQRQVNELKRLYKHMHPELRKNLEEAVTEDLAEMLNTEDPNAQASVNLDKVLPGEVQSMRWIFENWALDSIGDHQAIKKLAEEEIIPSGDVKSTSLRFENQSINGDSLSTSAKVSETDLARGDVRTARWLFETQPLDSLNKLYSDETEVQEAVLKEPVQGGDVKGARQLFEAQSLDAIGRCCSVEEKSILQLKSEIQELKGDVKKTVRLFQTEPLCAIRDKTGNIHEIKSVCREEIQCNAVRTARWLFETQPLDTINKDTSKVQIIRGISLEEIGKPDVSGARWIFETQPLDAIREITVEEQDFKASTDFVTGADVSKQRMLFETQTLDSLKGEASESIVIKEQVIGGDVKSTLWLFETQPMETLKDNFEVGHLKKVELSSEEKGDVKQRKHVFETCPLGSISKAFEEEVPATRLEEVVKGDVKSFKTLFETLPLDSIKQADAEPVTKEEEEIPAGNVKANQILFETTPLYAIKDSFGNFHEVTSVSREQIVSGDVKNYKWMFETRPLDQFDESTKKVDIIRGITKQEVVAGDVRTAKWLFETQPMDVIHQQAMKGEEQPSLKREISQKGDVKTCRWLFETQPIHSLYEKAEKKQEEDGTVPQADVKSYTWMFDTQPLDSLKGEEEQYLQVSKAYSQEELQGVDVKTVRHLFETEPLGSSAVSEGDRKKTIRYSSRVEIRSGEVSRVKEFFEAKPLDTVTRAISQKDDGTIEAGSVHKFTWLFENYPMDSLKDSSEGIQEIPPEKDTKGGAAGGKRFVFETYSLDQIHDKVDETELQKIQKDTMSKANVKSCTMLFESQPLYAIQDKEGGYHEVTSVQKEEIMKGDVKGARWLFETKPLDQIKKEEEVFVIRAVTQEDIKKGDIQAARWRFETEPLDSFSGGKMSVPRTVDDVQKGDVQSNKQLFESQQVGQKKYVRMVSVSDIQRGDVRTSTWLFENQPVDSLYGDAERGSPISTVQREDSRKGDVKRCTWLFETQPMDTLKDTEVTSSPEVQEEIPRTDVKSTTWLFESTPLDKFNASEGRIEIELKERTMKETLETLCTCQVIQHDGILIEANDMESVKMVKYQLSSPGAPEILKEEIVGGHLQRIMLQLLHRTNVEAQSVLVEEDREGKIKVSPLQLLDQTEAVKDREDLSGNVAKALQALLSQDASIKKGMILQETKSGSVKMVLYSLQFHSVQQKVVKGDVKSTIGNLLASSQGQKATATIKREDNEKGNVQLFASCIEKGDLDYMKNLQQESEIQSLISSQAEQGPEESVPQVVQGASIHILPNKDQLEKVIAESESGAMEGAKKVFLCESMGKEGALEREAVHAAGVTGSTVKYLGRPLPTAMGKEEIMSGGLKVTTKSIQRVADVSKKAEKEEATTTSLKEPKAMTQGKLTAQVTSQREVAGKQQSLVTGEASQIQPEEKALGSDLQAAMQSLRLATAEAKNIQHHVQSKLQRSREEVHMACKQQAASTQGTVTLQSTVCQQGSASTTQENTSTAIRTTTSRVQETSKTHTGVSQKSIASHKKVSASEEVQGGQLLSQESQVVPSRDFSIKDGLYAATPVKTYISPIVESDYKKQAVQEEGDVIIRGDIQTAIRALHSAATEQRLVEKEDVVRGNLKATLQSLEKSNVNVSRGDFKAAMIYRNAGQSYSVCKKKNETQVISNQTAVVTSGSQADNDFPPPPPSVAVMKAEHYPPSTKATRQGAHPLPTNNDEASGCSAPLQTPLPALPSLSCKPSDQSPEENPRTPPKPEITALSRKKPIPPPKPEHLLHEAHSASATNSTSRSVKPIPPPLPPKPPGLRDISKPKLPPMELGLSCMEAHERSVQGETQARCYTSETPVKKTVTVQGMSPERKLLQLPEERYKASKGGQGKVEIDTVKSSRPIKNGVDSSEAEQGMMSGKVAAPRRCPSEVVQRHIELCQNKNECSSVSHPPCPGREQILYEPNTSTVGHITPPKGGDDMSQNASSKVERESVLNSYGSWDSQRVVQQVNERRQMCHSMSFHQQTMNSFEDQQQGNSRQWKCPDGEAETHAQKPTVVMREKNKRETEDERRKRLSVHKEEIMKGNVKEAMEIFENLRRQKELQEILSRVREFEEETSKVDVKALKSFFENVPEWVVHQKAHQAKERDRAETAGKEDTDSVSSVELVFGDLERASAEIIHLKEQILARLLDIEEAIKKALYSVSSLKSESDIAGLSGLFKESLGTTQSSASSSSNIRKISIVSSKAKQEEISLETGEAASVEGAKEAEKTEVTKTELEVPHPVQPRVSSPSSPSYISIESAARKRAESPRTAHSPWDIPSPDCLDVSEKRDASAKDSFSSFNHSSAGSTGHDMIYFKNKPEPIQTKVGVSSIKPHILGNVHHPISEKDRCSPDTSKSSCHCGMKGGFSDYSSLNVPSPQNPRRQKSILELQTGPDGSKLYGATRTVMEQYEEMDQFGNKIITSSTTVTKQSETQTSSTCDVVSHPQYKVSASPVFQRYLKSPGKDFHTNGSFQEPGVVFVTFGNSKPKK; encoded by the coding sequence ATGTCAGAAGCTCAGAAACCATCTAAAGCTGCCATCAAGAAAATAGAAGATGAATTACCTCCCCCTCCTGCCCTTGGCTCAGTCCAAGTCCTTGCTCCAGGGGAGCAGGATCTCAACCCGCTCCCTGTGCCTCCTCCAAAGCAAGCCTTCTCCAAGTTCTACCAGCAGCGTCAGGTGAACGAGCTGAAGAGGCTCTACAAACACATGCATCCTGAGCTCAGGAAGAACTTGGAAGAAGCTGTGACAGAGGACCTGGCAGAAATGTTAAATACTGAAGATCCTAATGCACAGGCATCTGTGAACTTGGACAAAGTTCTTCCAGGAGAGGTTCAATCCATGCGCTGGATTTTTGAGAACTGGGCACTTGACTCCATTGGGGACCATCAAGCCATCAAGAAACTGGCAGAAGAAGAGATAATTCCCAGTGGGGATGTGAAAAGTACTTCCTTGAGGTTTGAAAACCAGTCAATCAATGGGGACAGTCTGTCAACATCAGCCAAGGTATCAGAAACAGACCTTGCCAGAGGGGATGTGCGTACTGCCCGGTGGCTGTTTGAAACCCAACCACTAGACTCATTAAACAAACTGTATTCAGATGAAACTGAAGTGCAGGAGGCAGTTCTCAAGGAGCctgtccagggaggtgatgtGAAAGGTGCCAGACAGCTCTTCGAAGCACAGTCCTTGGATGCCATAGGACGCTGCTGCTCAGTGGAGGAGAAGAGCATCCTACAACTCAAGTCAGAAATCCAGGAGCTAAAAGGGGATGTTAAGAAGACTGTCAGGCTCTTCCAAACAGAGCCCCTCTGTGCCATCAGAGACAAAACTGGGAACATCCACGAAATCAAGTCTGTCTGCCGAGAAGAAATTCAATGCAATGCAGTCAGAACGGCTCGCTGGCTGTTTGAAACTCAGCCCCTGGATACCATCAACAAGGACACTTCCAAAGTGCAAATAATCCGTGGGATTTCATTGGAAGAAATTGGAAAGCCAGATGTCAGTGGAGCAAGGTGGATATTTGAAACTCAGCCTCTGGATGCCATCAGAGAAATCACAGTTGAAGAACAGGATTTCAAGGCTTCAACAGATTTTGTCACAGGTGCAGATGTCAGTAAGCAGCGAATGCTCTTTGAGACCCAGACTCTCGATTCCCTGAAAGGAGAAGCTTCAGAAAGCATTGTAATCAAAGAACAAGTCATTGGAGGTGATGTAAAATCTACACTCTGGCTGTTCGAAACCCAGCCAATGGAAACCCTGAAAGACAATTTTGAGGTGGGACATTTGAAGAAAGTCGAGCTTTCatcagaggagaagggggatgtgaagcaaagaaaacatgtCTTTGAGACCTGTCCCCTTGGAAGCATCTCCAAGGCATTTGAGGAAGAAGTTCCAGCCACCAGACTAGAAGAGGTAGTGAAAGGGGATGTGAAGTCTTTCAAGACCCTGTTTGAGACCCTCCCCTTAGATAGCATTAAGCAAGCTGATGCTGAACCTGTCAccaaagaagaggaggagattcCAGCTGGCAATGTCAAAGCCAACCAAATCCTGTTTGAGACAACACCTCTGTATGCCATCAAGGATAGCTTTGGCAATTTCCATGAAGTCACCTCTGTAAGCAGAGAGCAAATCGTCAGTGGTGATGTCAAGAACTACAAATGGATGTTTGAAACCAGGCCCCTGGACCAGTTTGATGAAAGCACCAAGAAAGTGGATATAATAAGGGGGATCACAAAACAGGAGGTGGTGGCTGGTGATGTCAGAACAGCCAAGTGGCTCTTTGAAACTCAGCCCATGGACGTCATTCATCAGCAAGCCATGAAAGGTGAGGAGCAGCCCTCGTTAAAGCGGGAGATCTCCCAGAAGGGAGATGTGAAGACCTGCAGATGGCTTTTTGAGACTCAGCCCATCCACAGCCTCTACGAGAAGGCTGAAAAGAAGCAAGAAGAGGATGGCACTGTGCCCCAAGCCGATGTGAAGTCATACACATGGATGTTTGACACTCAGCCCCTGGACTCCCTGAAAGGTGAGGAAGAGCAGTACTTACAAGTCAGTAAGGCATACAGTCAGGAGGAATTACAGGGAGTTGATGTCAAAACTGTCCGGCACCTATTCGAGACTGAACCCTTGGGCAGCAGTGCTGTCAGTGAAGGTGACCGAAAAAAAACCATACGGTACTCCAGTCGTGTGGAGATACGGTCTGGAGAAGTGTCCAGAGTGAAGGAGTTCTTTGAAGCTAAGCCCTTGGATACAGTCACCAGGGCAATATCCCAAAAGGATGATGGGACAATTGAAGCCGGGTCCGTGCACAAGTTCACTTGGCTTTTTGAGAACTACCCCATGGACTCTCTGAAGGACAGCTCTGAGGGCATCCAGGAaatacctccagagaaggataccaaaggaggagctgctggaggcaaAAGGTTCGTATTTGAGACCTATTCCCTCGACCAAATCCATGACAAAGTGGATGAGACAGAGCTCCAGAAGATCCAGAAGGACACCATGAGCAAAGCTAATGTCAAGTCCTGCACAATGCTCTTTGAAAGCCAACCTTTATATGCCATCCAGGACAAAGAGGGGGGATACCATGAGGTTACCTCAgtgcagaaagaagaaatcatgAAAGGTGATGTGAAAGGCGCCCGGTGGTTGTTTGAAACAAAGCCCCTGGATCAGAtcaagaaggaagaagaggtgtTTGTGATTAGGGCTGTCACCCAAGAAGACATCAAGAAAGGAGATATCCAGGCTGCCCGGTGGAGGTTTGAGACAGAGCCTCTTGATTCCTTCTCTGGGGGAAAGATGTCTGTTCCCAGAACTGTAGATGATGTGCAGAAGGGAGATGTCCAGTCCAACAAGCAGCTCTTTGAGTCCCAGCAAGTGGGCCAGAAGAAGTACGTGAGGATGGTCAGCGTCAGCGATATTCAGCGTGGTGATGTCAGGACATCCACTTGGCTTTTTGAAAACCAGCCTGTGGACTCTCTGTATGGGGATGCAGAGAGAGGCTCACCCATCAGTACAGTGCAGAGAGAGGACAGCCGGAAAGGGGACGTAAAACGCTGTACCTGGCTGTTTGAAACTCAGCCAATGGACACCCTGAAGGACACAGAGGTGACATCCAGTCCCGAGGTCCAAGAAGAAATCCCACGCACTGATGTCAAGAGTACAACGTGGCTCTTTGAGAGCACACCCTTAGATAAATTCAATGCTTCTGAAGGTAGGATAGAAATAGAACTGAAAGAAAGGACCATGAAGGAGACTTTAGAGACACTCTGCACTTGCCAGGTGATTCAGCATGATGGGATCCTCATTGAAGCCAATGATATGGagagtgtgaagatggtgaagTACCAGCTCAGCAGCCCAGGTGCTCCAGAGATCCTGAAAGAAGAGATTGTGGGAGGCCATTTGCAGAGGATCATGCTGCAGCTCTTACACAGAACCAATGTGGAAGCACAGAGTGTGCTGGTGGAGGAGGACAGAGAGGGCAAGATCAAAGTAAGCCCGTTGCAGCTCCTGGACCAGACTGAAGCTGTTAAAGACAGAGAGGACTTGAGTGGAAATGTAGCTAAGGCCTTACAAGCCCTCCTCAGTCAAGATGCTTCCATCAAAAAGGGGATGATATTACAAGAGACAAAATCAGGATCAGTGAAGATGGTTCTCTACTCTCTCCAGTTCCATTCTGTCCAGCAGAAAGTTGTCAAGGGGGACGTGAAGTCAACAATAGGGAACCTGTTGGCCTCTTCTCAGGGACAGAAAGCAACAGCAACCATTAAGCGTGAGGACAACGAGAAGGGAAATGTCCAGCTTTTTGCGAGCTGCATTGAGAAGGGAGATCTAGACTATATGAAGAATCTCCAACAGGAGTCGGAGATCCAGTCCCTCATCTCCTctcaggcagagcaggggccaGAGGAGAGTGTCCCACAGGTTGTGCAGGGGGCTAGTATACATATCTTACCAAATAAAGATCAACTAGAAAAAGTAATTGCAGAGAGTGAGTCAGGGGCTATGGAGGGAgcaaaaaaggtatttttatgTGAAAGTATGGGCAAAGAGGGAGCATTGGAGAGGGAGGCTGTGCATGCTGCAGGTGTGACAGGCAGCACTGTGAAATATCTTGGGAGGCCCTTGCCCACAGCaatgggaaaggaagaaattatgTCAGGAGGGCTTAAAGTGACTACAAAGTCAATCCAAAGGGTTGCGGATGTCagcaagaaggcagagaaagaagaagcCACCACCACCAGTTTGAAGGAACCTAAAGCTATGACACAAGGCAAACTTACAGCTCAAGTGACATCTCAGAGAGAAGTGGCTGGGAAACAGCAGAGTTTGGTGACTGGGGAAGCCAGTCAGATCCAACCAGAAGAAAAGGCCCTTGGGAGCGATCTCCAGGCTGCAATGCAAAGCCTGAGACTAGCAACAGCAGAAGCAAAAAACATTCAACACCATGTCCAGAGCAAGCttcagaggagcagggaggaggtcCATATGGCCTGCAAGCAGCAGGCAGCCAGCACACAGGGGACAGTGACCCTTCAATCCACTGTTTGCCAGCAAGGCTCTGCATCCACTACACAGGAGAACACCAGCACTGCCATCCGGACCACCACCAGTAGAGTCCAAGAGACATCCAAGACTCACACAGGCGTATCTCAGAAGAGCATAGCGTCACACAAAAAGGTCAGTGCTTCAGAGGAAGTACAGGGAGGACAACTATTGAGCCAGGAAAGCCAAGTTGTGCCTAGTAGAGATTTTAGCATTAAAGATGGCCTTTATGCTGCCACGCCTGTGAAAACCTATATAAGCCCTATTGTTGAGTCTGATTACAAAAAGCAAGCAGTGCAAGAAGAAGGAGATGTTATTATCAGAGGGGATATACAGACAGCTATCAGAGCACTGCACAGTGCCGCCACAGAACAGCGCCTGGTAGAAAAGGAGGATGTTGTTCGAGGTAATTTAAAAGCCACACTTCAGTCACTGGAAAAGTCTAAcgttaatgtctccagaggggACTTTAAAGCTGCTATGATATACAGAAATGCAGGGCAATCTTATTCTGTGTGTAAAAAGAAAAACGAGACTCAAGTCATTAGTAACCAGACTGCTGTAGTGACTTCAGGGTCACAGGCTGATAATgactttcctcctcctcctccctcagtTGCTGTGATGAAAGCTGAGCATTACCCACCCTCAACTAAAGCAACAAGACAAGGTGCCCATCCACTACCAACCAACAATGATGAAGCCTCAGGATGTTCCGCACCACTCCAGACCCCTCTTCCTGCCCTCCCTTCTCTGTCCTGCAAACCCAGTGATCAAAGTCCTGAAGAGAATCCCAGGACTCCTCCAAAACCAGAAATTACTGCCCTATCCAGGAAAAAGCCCATTCCCCCTCCAAAACCTGAGCACCTCTTACACGAGGCACATTCTGCCTCTGCAACTAACAGTACAAGCAGATCAGTCAAACCCATCCCTCCACCTCTGCCTCCAAAACCTCCAGGCCTTAGAGACATCAGCAAGCCAAAGCTACCCCCCATGGAGCTGGGATTAAGCTGCATGGAAGCACATGAACGATCAGTACAAGGAGAGACTCAGGCAAGATGCTACACTTCAGAGACACCTGTGAAGAAGACTGTCACAGTCCAGGGTATGAGCCCTGAGAGAAAGCTTCTTCAATTGCCAGAGGAAAGGTACAAGGCCAGTAAAGGAGGACAAGGAAAGGTGGAAATAGACACTGTTAAGTCTTCAAGGCCAATAAAAAATGGAGTGGATAGTTCTGAAGCTGAGCAGGGAATGATGAGTGGGAAAGTAGCAGCTCCAAGGAGATGCCCAAGTGAGGTGGTTCAGAGGCATATAGAGCTCTGCCAAAACAAGAACGAGTGCTCTTCAGTATCACATCCACCGTGTCCTGGTAGAGAACAGATACTTTACGAGCCAAATACCTCCACTGTGGGCCATATCACTCCTCCAAAGGGAGGAGATGACATGTCACAAAATGCCTCATCCAAGGTGGAAAGGGAAAGTGTGTTGAATTCTTATGGATCATGGGATAGTCAGAGAGTTGTGCAGCAGGTGAATGAAAGGAGGCAAATGTGTCATTCAATGTCCTTCCATCAGCAGACAATGAACTCCTTTGAGGACCAACAACAGGGGAACAGTAGGCAATGGAAATGTCCTGATGGGGAGGCAGAGACACATGCCCAGAAGCCAACAGTTgttatgagagaaaaaaacaagagagaaacagaagatgaGCGTCGGAAGAGGCTGTCAGTACACAAAGAAGAGATCATGAAAGGCAATGTCAAGGAGGCTATGGAGATCTTTGAGAACCTTAGGAGGCAGAAGGAGCTGCAAGAGATCTTGAGTCGGGTTAGGGAGTTTGAGGAGGAGACAAGTAAAGTTGACGTGAAGGCTCTGAAGAGCTTCTTTGAGAATGTGCCTGAATGGGTTGTTCATCAGAAAGCCCACCAGGCCAAGGAACGGGACAGGGCTGAGACAGCGGGAAAGGAGGACACTGACAGTGTGTCCTCAGTGGAGTTGGTTTTTGGGGATCTGGAACGAGCCAGTGCTGAGATTATCCACCTGAAGGAGCAGATACTTGCCCGGCTTCTGGACATTGAGGAGGCCATCAAAAAAGCTCTTTATTCTGTCTCTAGTCTCAAGTCCGAGTCGGACATTGCTGGGCTCTCGGGGCTGTTCAAGGAGTCTCTGGGAACCACCCAAAGCTCTGCGAGTAGTAGCAGCAATATTCGTAAAATCAGTATTGTTTCAAGCAAAGCCAAGCAGGAAGAGATCTCACTGGAGACAGGGGAAGCAGCATCTGTGGAAGGtgcaaaagaagcagaaaagactgAGGTAACCAAGACAGAGCTAGAGGTTCCCCATCCCGTTCAGCCTCGCGTCAGCTCTCCCTCCTCACCTTCCTACATCTCCATCGAGTCTGCTGCCAGGAAACGAGCAGAATCACCCAGGACAGCACATTCCCCCTGGGACATCCCTTCACCAGACTGTCTTGATGTGTCAGAAAAGAGGGATGCTTCTGCTAAGGACAGTTTTAGCTCCTTCAACCATTCATCAGCGGGGTCTACTGGGCATGACATGATCTACTTTAAGAATAAACCAGAGCCTATCCAAACAAAAGTTGGAGTAAGCTCCATAAAACCGCACATCCTTGGCAATGTCCACCATCCAATCAGTGAGAAAGACAGGTGCTCTCCGGATACCTCCAAAAGCAGCTGCCACTGTGGGATGAAAGGAGGCTTTTCAGACTACTCCTCCCTGAATGTCCCCAGCCCACAAAATCCACGCAGGCAGAAAAGCATCTTGGAGCTGCAGACAGGGCCTGACGGGTCCAAGCTCTATGGAGCCACCCGGACTGTCATGGAGCAATATGAGGAAATGGATCAGTTTGGAAACAAAATCATCACTTCATCCACCACAGTAACCAAGCAATCTGAGACACAAACATCTTCCACATGCGATGTTGTCTCTCATCCCCAGTACAAGGTATCTGCCTCACCAGTGTTTCAGAGGTATTTGAAGAGCCCAGGCAAAGATTTCCACACCAATGGCAGTTTTCAGGAGCCAGGAGTGGTCTTTGTCACCTTTGGCAACTCTAAGCCAAAGAAATAG